Proteins from one Streptomyces genisteinicus genomic window:
- a CDS encoding lipase maturation factor family protein gives MEWFGDDAYWLSRLVFQRALAVVYLIAFVSAARQFRALIGARGMLPVPDHLRRVPARAAPTLFRLHYSDRFFAAVAWTGALLSAAAAAGAADRLPLALAMAWWAVLWGLYLSIVNVGQTWYGFGWESLLLETGFLAVWLGNEHTAPPVIVLWLLRWVLFRVEFGAGLIKLRGDACWRDLTCLYYHHETQPMPGPLSWWFHRLPRPVHRVETAANHVVQLGVPVLLFTPQPVAGAAAGLIVATQLWLVLSGNFAWLNWLTIVLALSAVDASPVVPPPELPAAPLWFVVVVSAVAAGLLALGVRPARNLFSRRQAMNRSYDPFHLVNAYGAFGSVGRVRYELVVEGTDDPVVRAGTVWREYGFRGKPGDVRRRPRQYAPYHLRLDWMMWFAALSPAYARSWFLPFVERLLEGDRDTLRLLAHNPFPGAPPAQVRVRLYHYRFTTRAERRATGAWWHRTPVRDFLAPTRLR, from the coding sequence ATGGAGTGGTTCGGCGACGACGCCTACTGGCTGAGCCGGCTGGTGTTCCAGCGGGCTCTCGCCGTCGTGTACCTGATCGCGTTCGTGTCGGCCGCGCGCCAGTTCCGGGCGCTCATCGGCGCCCGGGGCATGCTCCCGGTGCCGGACCATCTGCGACGGGTGCCCGCGCGGGCGGCGCCGACGCTGTTCCGGCTGCACTACTCGGACCGCTTCTTCGCCGCCGTGGCCTGGACCGGAGCCCTGCTGTCGGCCGCGGCGGCCGCCGGGGCCGCCGACCGTCTGCCGCTCGCCCTCGCGATGGCCTGGTGGGCGGTCCTGTGGGGCCTGTACCTGTCGATCGTCAACGTGGGACAGACCTGGTACGGCTTCGGCTGGGAGTCCCTGCTGCTGGAGACCGGATTCCTCGCGGTCTGGCTCGGCAACGAGCACACCGCGCCGCCGGTGATCGTGCTGTGGCTGCTGCGCTGGGTCCTGTTCCGGGTCGAGTTCGGCGCGGGGCTCATCAAGCTCCGCGGGGACGCCTGCTGGCGGGATCTGACGTGCCTGTACTACCACCATGAGACCCAGCCGATGCCGGGACCGCTGAGCTGGTGGTTCCACCGTCTGCCGCGGCCCGTGCACCGGGTCGAGACGGCCGCCAACCACGTGGTGCAGCTGGGAGTGCCGGTGCTGCTGTTCACCCCGCAGCCGGTGGCCGGCGCCGCCGCCGGGCTGATCGTCGCGACCCAGCTCTGGCTGGTGCTCTCCGGGAACTTCGCCTGGCTGAACTGGCTGACGATCGTGCTCGCGCTGTCCGCCGTGGACGCGTCGCCGGTCGTCCCGCCGCCGGAGCTCCCCGCCGCGCCGCTGTGGTTCGTGGTCGTGGTGTCGGCCGTCGCGGCGGGGCTGCTGGCGCTCGGTGTGCGGCCTGCGCGCAACCTGTTCTCCCGGCGCCAGGCGATGAACCGCTCGTACGACCCGTTCCACCTGGTGAACGCCTACGGTGCGTTCGGCAGCGTCGGCCGGGTGCGGTACGAGCTGGTGGTCGAGGGCACCGACGATCCGGTCGTCCGTGCGGGGACCGTGTGGCGGGAGTACGGCTTCCGCGGCAAGCCCGGTGACGTACGCAGACGGCCCCGCCAGTACGCCCCGTACCATCTGCGCCTGGACTGGATGATGTGGTTCGCCGCGCTGTCCCCCGCGTACGCCCGGTCCTGGTTCCTGCCGTTCGTCGAACGGCTGCTGGAGGGCGACCGGGACACGCTGCGGCTGCTCGCGCACAACCCCTTCCCCGGGGCGCCGCCGGCCCAGGTGCGGGTCCGGCTGTACCACTACCGGTTCACGACCCGGGCGGAGCGCCGGGCGACGGGGGCCTGGTGGCACCGGACACCGGTGCGGGACTTCCTGGCGCCGACCCGGCTGCGCTGA
- a CDS encoding DUF6777 domain-containing protein has product MVRSPMHRLYAAAAAVCVGLLATGCGGGGDREAASGELLLQALAAPGPEPFTASTARSSASFTPPPVTPAPKSPSGNGTSLRTISGATPGLYAGAQETPGCDVEAQVRLLGEDKARARAFADGAGVEEGDVASFLRGLTAVQLRADTRVTGHGYSGGRASAHQGVLQAGTAVLVDQYGSPRVRCAAGSPLRQPIALTSAVVPKGKPWSGYRADRVIVVKPATQVVNNLLIVNLADGSWIERPTGTDGEEDARPEVLPPVQAAEVFSDPSRTGSAGNDAAGSPSPSEAPADPGPQPVPDAPAPAEPQDPPAPAPDEAPPGEEPPPADPGTDLPDPGTGPDAPVAPEPYQG; this is encoded by the coding sequence GTGGTGCGTTCACCGATGCATCGTCTGTACGCGGCGGCCGCCGCGGTGTGCGTGGGCCTGCTGGCCACCGGATGCGGGGGCGGCGGGGACCGGGAGGCCGCCTCCGGCGAACTGCTCCTCCAGGCGCTCGCCGCACCCGGCCCCGAACCCTTCACCGCCTCGACGGCCCGGTCCTCCGCCTCCTTCACGCCCCCGCCCGTGACGCCGGCCCCCAAGAGCCCCTCCGGGAACGGCACCAGCCTGCGCACGATCTCGGGCGCCACGCCCGGCCTCTACGCGGGCGCCCAGGAGACGCCGGGCTGCGACGTGGAGGCGCAGGTCCGGCTGCTCGGCGAGGACAAGGCCCGCGCCCGCGCCTTCGCCGACGGCGCGGGAGTCGAGGAGGGCGACGTCGCCTCCTTCCTGCGCGGGCTCACCGCCGTCCAGCTGCGCGCCGACACCCGGGTCACCGGCCACGGCTACAGCGGCGGCCGGGCCTCGGCCCACCAGGGTGTCCTCCAGGCCGGCACGGCCGTCCTCGTGGACCAGTACGGGTCGCCGCGGGTGCGGTGCGCCGCGGGAAGCCCGCTGCGGCAGCCCATCGCGCTCACCTCGGCCGTCGTCCCCAAGGGGAAGCCGTGGTCCGGCTACCGGGCCGACCGGGTGATCGTGGTCAAGCCCGCCACCCAGGTCGTCAACAACCTGCTGATCGTCAACCTGGCCGACGGCAGCTGGATCGAACGCCCGACCGGCACCGACGGCGAGGAGGACGCCCGTCCCGAGGTGCTGCCGCCGGTCCAGGCGGCCGAGGTCTTCTCCGACCCGTCGCGGACCGGTTCCGCAGGCAACGACGCGGCCGGCAGCCCGAGCCCCTCCGAGGCCCCCGCCGACCCCGGGCCGCAGCCGGTGCCCGACGCTCCCGCGCCGGCGGAGCCGCAGGACCCGCCGGCGCCCGCCCCGGACGAGGCGCCGCCCGGTGAGGAACCGCCTCCCGCCGACCCCGGCACGGACCTTCCCGACCCGGGGACCGGGCCCGACGCGCCGGTCGCCCCCGAGCCCTACCAGGGCTGA
- a CDS encoding SpoIIE family protein phosphatase, whose protein sequence is MADRAAGALSLPDDWPAHADTSLTLNRMGLFDWDLTSGVMHMDALGLDVFDLRPDEYDGRPASLGVRVPPDEGVRLDTMVTQALKRGVDRYGAYFRIRRRDGTLRWTHTQGCVRRDESGRPVRIIGIVRDATQELADAAASVDVDDERRRQTGVVESTTAALAHARTVEDIIELLKGSGGLKLLGAASLVMGLLESGRIHLVAEGPEGSFVPGTRYTRVDEQYPMSEVVRTLAPRFIESAQDFADSYPVLWPHISGLGISSAAYLPLIAQAKPIGALGLLYRDKSGFTADERNVLVALGSSIAQSLQRAVLYEQEHDLAEGLQQAMLPRRIPDVSGAQIAVRYRSARFGRDIGGDWYDVIPLPSGRVGAVIGDVQGHDTHAAAVMGQLRIVLRAYAAEGHTPATVMARASVFLDALDTDRFATCTYAEADLTTGVVQIVRAGHVDPLIRDHDGSCRRVPAPGGLPLGLSAEFGRLEYPVSTLELDPGQTLLLYTDGLVEQPGADLDDGMQLLTSLVHDGPRDLQLLADHLCEVVDERGGDDDVALLLLRRKGALAPQAGGRLQQHVAQNDPEGLRAARHMVRAAVRAWGARERAHDIELAADEMITNALMHTDGGAVVTVRVLTGGRRRLRVEVEDRSSALPRRREAGEDGVSGRGLLLVDRLSDAWGVEARGGGKSVWCEFAVPERDAP, encoded by the coding sequence ATGGCTGATCGGGCAGCGGGTGCCCTGTCGCTGCCCGACGACTGGCCGGCGCACGCGGACACGAGTCTGACCCTCAATCGCATGGGCCTCTTCGACTGGGACCTCACCAGCGGCGTCATGCACATGGACGCGCTCGGCCTGGACGTCTTCGACCTGCGCCCCGACGAGTACGACGGCCGCCCGGCCTCCCTCGGCGTGCGGGTGCCGCCGGACGAGGGCGTGCGGCTGGACACGATGGTGACCCAGGCCCTCAAGCGGGGCGTCGACCGCTACGGCGCCTACTTCCGCATCCGCCGGCGCGACGGCACCCTGCGGTGGACGCACACCCAGGGGTGCGTCCGGCGTGACGAGAGCGGCCGCCCGGTGCGCATCATCGGCATCGTGCGCGACGCGACCCAGGAGCTCGCGGACGCCGCCGCCAGCGTGGACGTCGACGACGAGCGCCGCCGCCAGACCGGCGTCGTCGAGTCGACCACGGCCGCGCTCGCGCACGCGAGGACCGTCGAGGACATCATCGAGCTGCTCAAGGGGTCCGGGGGCCTCAAGCTGCTCGGCGCGGCCAGCCTGGTGATGGGGCTGCTCGAATCGGGCCGGATCCACCTTGTCGCGGAGGGACCCGAGGGCTCCTTCGTGCCGGGCACCCGCTACACCCGCGTCGACGAGCAGTACCCCATGAGCGAGGTGGTGCGCACCCTCGCGCCGCGCTTCATCGAGTCGGCGCAGGACTTCGCCGACTCCTACCCGGTGCTGTGGCCGCACATCAGCGGTCTCGGCATCTCCTCCGCCGCCTACCTCCCGCTCATCGCCCAGGCCAAGCCCATCGGCGCGCTCGGGCTGCTCTACCGGGACAAGAGCGGGTTCACGGCGGACGAGCGCAACGTCCTCGTCGCCCTCGGCAGCAGCATCGCGCAGAGCCTCCAGCGCGCGGTCCTCTACGAGCAGGAGCACGACCTCGCCGAAGGGCTCCAGCAGGCGATGCTGCCGCGCCGCATCCCGGACGTGTCCGGGGCGCAGATCGCGGTGCGCTACCGCTCGGCGCGCTTCGGCCGCGACATCGGCGGCGACTGGTACGACGTCATCCCACTGCCCAGCGGACGGGTCGGCGCCGTCATCGGGGACGTCCAGGGCCACGACACCCACGCGGCCGCCGTCATGGGCCAGCTGCGGATCGTGCTGCGGGCCTACGCGGCCGAGGGCCACACCCCGGCCACCGTGATGGCCCGCGCCTCGGTCTTCCTGGACGCGCTGGACACCGACCGCTTCGCCACCTGCACCTACGCGGAGGCGGACCTCACCACCGGCGTGGTGCAGATCGTCCGCGCGGGCCACGTCGACCCGCTGATCAGGGACCACGACGGCAGCTGCCGCAGGGTCCCGGCGCCCGGAGGGCTGCCGCTGGGCCTCTCGGCGGAGTTCGGCCGGCTCGAATACCCGGTCAGCACTCTCGAACTCGACCCCGGGCAGACGCTGCTGCTGTACACGGACGGCCTGGTGGAGCAGCCTGGCGCCGACCTCGACGACGGGATGCAGCTGCTGACCTCCCTCGTCCACGACGGGCCGCGCGACCTCCAGCTGCTCGCCGACCACCTGTGCGAGGTCGTCGACGAGCGGGGCGGCGACGACGACGTGGCCCTGCTGCTCCTGCGGCGCAAGGGCGCCCTCGCGCCGCAGGCGGGCGGGCGGCTCCAGCAGCACGTCGCCCAGAACGACCCCGAGGGCCTGCGCGCGGCACGTCACATGGTGCGCGCGGCGGTGCGCGCCTGGGGAGCCCGGGAGCGGGCCCACGACATCGAACTGGCGGCCGACGAGATGATCACCAACGCGCTGATGCACACCGACGGGGGAGCCGTCGTCACCGTGCGCGTCCTCACCGGCGGCCGGCGGCGCCTGCGGGTCGAGGTGGAGGACCGTTCCAGCGCGCTGCCCCGGCGCAGGGAGGCCGGGGAGGACGGAGTGTCCGGCCGCGGCCTGCTGCTCGTGGACCGGCTCTCGGACGCCTGGGGTGTCGAGGCGCGGGGCGGTGGCAAGAGCGTGTGGTGCGAGTTCGCCGTCCCGGAACGGGACGCGCCCTGA
- a CDS encoding wax ester/triacylglycerol synthase family O-acyltransferase, translating into MTTELLAPLDLAFWHLESAGHPMHLGALAVFGPAPGEGPADLAELLAERAAAIPRLRMRVRDVLLPVGGSAWTTDRDFDVRRHVRELRLGGEDFGRAVTEAAGELMERPLERGLPPWEMYLLRSPDDTRCAVLVKLHHALADGMRAVAIGAGIFDEIADARAAAARRRAASVPVSAAPAGLRRLAGLAQSRVEELGRAVGVGASLVRAGRLDPRGMPALSAAPSGTRRLATAVLPLDAVHRVRRTAGGTANDVLLAVVAGALGRWMRERGDRLPAAGPRALVPVSRRRPGQPAGSGNRLSAYLLGLPVAEPDPRRRLEAVREAMDRNKAAGPARGPGAVALLADQLPPLAHRFGAPLAGGAARVLFDLLVTSVPLPRAALSLGGRPLREIYPMAPLARGHALAVAFSTYGGQVYAGLVADGEAVPDADRLAAALGEELTALDTLFGAA; encoded by the coding sequence GTGACCACTGAGCTGCTCGCCCCGCTCGACCTGGCGTTCTGGCACCTGGAGTCGGCCGGCCACCCGATGCACCTGGGCGCCCTCGCCGTCTTCGGCCCGGCACCCGGCGAGGGCCCCGCGGACCTCGCGGAGCTGCTCGCCGAGCGTGCCGCCGCCATCCCCCGGCTGCGGATGCGGGTCCGCGACGTCCTGCTCCCCGTCGGGGGGTCGGCCTGGACCACGGACCGGGACTTCGACGTCCGGCGGCACGTGCGGGAACTCCGCCTCGGCGGCGAGGACTTCGGCCGGGCGGTCACCGAAGCCGCGGGAGAGCTGATGGAGCGCCCCCTCGAACGGGGACTGCCGCCGTGGGAGATGTACCTGCTGCGCTCCCCGGACGACACCCGCTGCGCGGTGCTCGTCAAACTGCACCACGCACTCGCGGACGGCATGCGCGCCGTCGCGATCGGAGCCGGGATCTTCGACGAGATCGCCGACGCCCGCGCCGCCGCGGCGCGCCGCCGTGCGGCGTCCGTGCCCGTGTCCGCCGCGCCGGCGGGGTTGCGGCGGCTGGCCGGCCTCGCGCAGTCCCGGGTCGAGGAGCTGGGCCGGGCCGTCGGCGTCGGGGCCTCCCTCGTCCGGGCCGGCCGCCTGGACCCCCGGGGCATGCCCGCGCTGTCGGCCGCCCCGAGCGGCACCCGCCGGCTCGCCACGGCCGTGCTTCCGCTCGACGCCGTGCACCGGGTGCGCCGCACGGCCGGGGGCACCGCCAACGACGTCCTGCTGGCCGTGGTGGCCGGAGCCCTCGGACGCTGGATGCGCGAACGCGGCGACCGGCTGCCCGCCGCCGGACCGCGGGCGCTGGTCCCCGTGTCCCGCCGCCGCCCGGGGCAGCCGGCCGGCTCCGGCAACCGTCTCTCCGCCTACCTGCTCGGCCTTCCCGTCGCGGAACCGGACCCCCGCCGCAGGCTGGAGGCCGTACGGGAGGCGATGGACCGCAACAAGGCAGCCGGTCCCGCCCGCGGCCCGGGCGCGGTGGCCCTGCTCGCCGACCAGCTGCCACCGCTCGCCCACCGGTTCGGGGCGCCGCTCGCCGGCGGGGCCGCCCGGGTCCTCTTCGACCTCCTCGTCACCAGCGTCCCGCTGCCCCGCGCCGCGCTCTCCCTCGGCGGCCGTCCCCTGCGCGAGATCTACCCGATGGCGCCCCTGGCCCGCGGTCACGCACTCGCCGTCGCCTTCTCCACCTACGGCGGGCAGGTTTACGCGGGACTCGTCGCGGACGGCGAGGCCGTGCCCGACGCGGACCGGCTCGCGGCCGCCCTCGGCGAGGAGCTCACCGCCCTCGACACCCTGTTCGGCGCGGCCTGA
- a CDS encoding Fpg/Nei family DNA glycosylase, with translation MPELPEVEALRAFLDERLTGREIARVTPVAISVLKTYDPPPTALEGAEVTGVRRHGKWLDIEAGGLRLIVHLARAGWLRWTDDMPAAPPRPGKGPLALRVALTDGAGFDLTEAGTTKRLAVHLVRDPSDVPRIASLGPDPLDEGFDRAAFAAVLEGERRQVKGALRDQGLIAGIGNAYSDEILHAARMSPFKPVQNLDEHDVDVLWEALRTTLRDAVERSRGLAAGRLKSEKKSGLRVHGRTGLPCPVCGDTVREVSFSDSSLQYCPTCQTGGRPLADRRLSRLLK, from the coding sequence ATGCCAGAACTGCCCGAGGTGGAAGCACTGCGCGCGTTCCTCGACGAGCGGCTCACCGGCCGGGAGATCGCCCGGGTGACGCCCGTGGCCATCAGTGTGCTCAAGACCTACGACCCTCCGCCCACCGCGCTGGAGGGAGCCGAGGTCACCGGCGTCCGGCGGCACGGCAAGTGGCTCGACATCGAGGCCGGCGGGCTCCGGCTCATCGTCCACCTCGCCCGCGCCGGCTGGCTCCGGTGGACGGACGACATGCCCGCGGCGCCACCGCGCCCCGGAAAGGGGCCGCTCGCCCTGCGGGTCGCCCTCACCGACGGCGCCGGCTTCGACCTCACCGAGGCGGGCACCACCAAACGCCTCGCCGTCCACCTCGTCCGGGACCCCTCCGACGTGCCCCGGATCGCCTCGCTGGGCCCCGACCCGCTCGACGAGGGCTTCGACCGGGCCGCGTTCGCCGCCGTCCTGGAAGGCGAACGGCGGCAGGTCAAGGGCGCCCTGCGCGATCAGGGGCTGATCGCCGGCATCGGCAACGCCTACAGCGACGAGATCCTGCACGCCGCCCGGATGTCCCCCTTCAAACCGGTCCAGAACCTCGACGAGCACGATGTGGACGTCCTCTGGGAGGCGCTGCGCACCACGCTGCGGGACGCCGTCGAACGCTCCCGCGGACTGGCCGCGGGGCGCCTCAAGTCGGAGAAGAAGAGCGGGCTCAGGGTGCACGGCCGGACCGGCCTGCCCTGCCCCGTGTGCGGCGACACCGTGCGCGAGGTGTCCTTCAGCGACTCCTCCCTCCAGTACTGCCCGACCTGCCAGACCGGCGGCCGGCCGCTGGCGGACCGCAGACTCTCGCGGCTGCTGAAGTGA
- a CDS encoding zf-HC2 domain-containing protein: protein MSSQQPHRDVAAYALGVLEPGDALRFEEHLGRCPRCAAQLTGFTGAARAVAELAAHGGPVVPSPGLLERLALGVRERRRRDGRRRLALAAVAAVLVVGTPAAVVAARDPAPATVQRVVARDPVSGVRASVALADRGWGTEVAMRLTALPGPRVCRLVAIGKDGAEHPVLSWWVPDGGYGVADGPGRAGPLDIAGGTDLHPAEIGRWEVRGENGERLLSIGG, encoded by the coding sequence ATGAGCAGCCAGCAGCCGCACCGCGATGTGGCCGCCTATGCGCTGGGCGTCCTGGAGCCGGGTGACGCGCTCCGGTTCGAGGAGCATCTGGGCCGCTGCCCCCGCTGCGCCGCGCAGCTGACCGGTTTCACGGGCGCGGCCCGGGCCGTCGCGGAACTCGCGGCGCACGGCGGCCCGGTGGTGCCCTCGCCGGGCCTGCTGGAACGGCTGGCGCTCGGGGTGCGGGAGCGGCGGCGGCGCGACGGCCGGCGGCGGCTGGCGCTCGCCGCCGTGGCGGCGGTGCTGGTCGTGGGGACCCCCGCCGCCGTGGTGGCCGCCCGGGACCCGGCGCCGGCCACGGTGCAGCGGGTGGTGGCGAGGGACCCGGTCTCCGGGGTGCGGGCCTCGGTGGCGCTGGCGGACCGCGGCTGGGGAACCGAGGTCGCGATGCGGCTGACGGCCCTGCCCGGCCCGCGGGTCTGCCGTCTCGTTGCGATCGGCAAGGACGGGGCGGAGCATCCGGTGCTCAGCTGGTGGGTGCCGGACGGGGGTTACGGGGTGGCCGACGGCCCCGGGCGGGCGGGCCCGCTGGACATCGCGGGCGGGACCGATCTGCATCCCGCCGAGATCGGCCGCTGGGAGGTCCGGGGCGAGAACGGCGAACGGCTGCTGTCCATCGGCGGCTGA
- a CDS encoding LytR/AlgR family response regulator transcription factor — MLRVLAVDDEKPALEELLYLLRADSRIRSAEGATDATEALRRIGRALDAGPDSEEAIDVVFLDIHMAGLTGLDVARLLAGFARPPQIVFVTAHEGFAVQAFDLKAVDYVLKPVRRERLAEAVRRARELVTAQHAGEQAARQAAGRPGTGTAEAGGPAGPAVVPGPAGEQIPVELGGVMRFVPVDDITYVEAQGDYARLHTADGSHLVRIPLSTLEERWAARGFVRIHRSHLVALGRIDELRLDAGATSVRVGTAELAVSRRHARQLRDLLMQPRTPKPPGPA; from the coding sequence ATGCTGCGCGTACTGGCTGTCGACGACGAGAAACCTGCGCTCGAGGAGCTGCTCTACCTGCTGCGGGCCGACTCCCGGATCCGCAGCGCCGAGGGCGCGACCGACGCCACCGAGGCCCTGCGCCGCATCGGCAGGGCGCTCGACGCCGGGCCGGACAGCGAGGAGGCGATCGACGTCGTCTTCCTCGACATCCACATGGCCGGTCTCACCGGCCTCGACGTCGCCCGGCTGCTCGCCGGATTCGCCAGGCCGCCGCAGATCGTCTTCGTCACCGCCCACGAGGGCTTCGCCGTGCAGGCCTTCGACCTCAAGGCGGTCGACTACGTGCTCAAGCCGGTCCGCCGGGAGCGGCTGGCCGAGGCGGTGCGCCGGGCGCGGGAGCTGGTGACCGCCCAGCACGCCGGGGAACAGGCGGCCCGGCAGGCTGCCGGGCGGCCCGGCACCGGGACCGCGGAGGCGGGCGGTCCGGCGGGGCCGGCGGTGGTGCCGGGGCCGGCGGGCGAGCAGATACCCGTCGAGCTCGGCGGTGTGATGCGCTTCGTGCCCGTCGACGACATCACCTACGTCGAAGCCCAGGGCGACTACGCCCGTCTGCACACGGCCGACGGCTCCCACCTGGTGCGGATCCCGCTGTCGACGCTGGAGGAGCGGTGGGCCGCCCGCGGCTTCGTCCGCATCCACCGCAGCCATCTGGTGGCGCTCGGCCGCATCGACGAACTCCGCCTGGACGCGGGGGCGACGAGCGTGCGCGTGGGCACCGCGGAGCTGGCGGTCAGCCGCCGCCACGCCCGCCAGCTCCGGGACCTCCTCATGCAGCCCCGCACACCGAAGCCCCCCGGGCCGGCCTGA